TTCATAGTATCTAGGCCTATTttcaccaactgaggatctggcccttttatATCAGCTGGGCATCTGTACCATTACACAGTTTTAAATCCATATTCTTGGCCTGTGAGTTTAAACCTAAGAtgagaaaaaaattctgaacCCATTTGCATGTTCTTAGCACTTTGTCCCATGGGATTAATTACAAGAGTGGAACTTTTAATGGTTACGGTGTGATGCATTCCCATTAGGGATAGAACTTTGGAGGAATTCAGTGTTACTAAGATTTTCTCTGTCTGATCTTCAATTTATATTGGGATGAATGgcccaacttctttctttctttcttagaaaCAGAGTAAAtgtggaaaaatcaaaatgtgtatATTATGAATGAAAAGGagaattattaaaaaaatccatCAAAAATGTTTCCCATTCTACTCCCATTCTGTATCAGGATTAGCAgaaaaaggaagcaaagaaaacTTCAGTTTAACCTGTGAAGTTAGGGTTAGAAATAGAAATAGCATGTAGAGAACTAAAACCacgtatttttttaaagtaagttgtGAAGATTATTAAAAGATTTTGATGAGACTTCACATGATAAATGCAGATAAGCGCTGTATATATATAAGGGATAACAGAATTAGCCATAAAGTCAAAAATGACCTTATTCATTATTGGAACATTTGATAGTAATTTCTTCATCACAATCAGTGCATTAGTTATGATACAAAATTTattcaacagattttttttagaagATATTTATTTTCATGGATTCTTCATTAGTTGAAATCATTCTTAGAATAATTTTGACCAACAGTTCTCAGTATTAAAGCCCTAGCCGGTGGAAGCCATTTAATGAGATGCACCCATTTcctccagctggggatctggacTATTTACCAATATGGAGCTACGTCTTATTTCCACTGACGGCTTTTCTTCCTTACATGGAGTTTCTGGCTCTCCATCTATTATGCATTTGTGAACTGAGATTCTCATGAGTGTGCAGGATTTGATCTTATTTGACCACACACACATTTCACGTGCCACATATGTCTGATCTCTGATATATGACTGAGATCAGGTTTTTAACACCAATGGACATTGAGAGATAAACTATGTCTGTCTTTCCTGCCGTGAGAACAGCATTCTGTTCAATAGTCTCCTGATGGCCTTCTTCATCTCAGCATTTCTCATGGTGTAGACCATCGGGTTCAGCATTGGGGTGATTGTAGAGTAAATGACTGAGACCACCTTATGCAGGGCGAACTGCTTGATGGGCCAAGCATAGATGAAGATGCTGGGTATGAATTGAAAACACATCACAGTGATCTGGGTTCCACAGGTGGACAGAGCCTTGTGCTTCCCTTCCGTGACATGTGTCCTGATCTTGATTAAGATGACAGCGTAAGAAATAAGCAGAATGATGAATATTATTATGATCGCTAACCCACTGTTTAAGTTCATCTGCATTTCAGCCAAGTGAGTGTTGGTGCAGGCCAGTTTGATGACTTGTGGGACATCACAGTAAAAATTGTCCAGGATGTTTGGACCACAGAAGGGTAACTGGAGGAGCAGTCCAGTCTGAACAGCAGAGTGAGCCAATCCAACCAGCCATGCCAGTGCCACTATCCTCATGCATACACCCCGGTTCATGATAGTTAAGTACCGCAGTGGTTTATAGATGGCCACGTACCGATCGACCGCCATCCCCACAAGGCAAAACCCCATAGCGCCAGCAAAGAAGTGGAGGAAAAACATCTGAAGGATGCACTCATTGAATGAGATGGTTTTATGCTGTGAGAGGAGATCTGAGAGTAATTTTGGAGTATTGACTGATGAATCGCAGATATCTAGGAAAGCCAAGTTGGCCAGCAGGATATACATGGAGGTGTGGAGCTGGTAGTCAGAGATCacagtggtgatgatgatgacgTTTACCAGCCAAGTGTTTATGTAGACTATGAAGAAAGTCACAAAAAGGAATGGCTGCAGCTCAGGTCTCTGAGTGAGGCCCAAGAGGACAAATTCTGTCACTGGGGTGAAGTTCTTCTTCTCCATTTATTAACCTCAAAATATGCCTGAAGAAGGAACAGTGATGATAATAATTATGATGCAATCCCAGTACATTACTGTTATTAAAAGAATATGAACTCCATCTTAACTGATACACTTGCATGGAAATTTTCTTTGTTTACCAAATTCCAGACTGTGTTCTCAGCCCCAATGGTGAGTACCCCTACTTCAGCAGAACTTCTGAGCTCCACCAATGGTCATCTCCAATTTGGGTTCTTTGGGAGTGAACAGGAGCAACCTACACACTCAAAATGCCCCCTGCGAACAACTGTCTCCATTCATCTTCCTGAAGCCCTGAGAGTGCACAGCTCACATGGGCCACAGATTCCTCATGTGGCCTAGAGGCTCAGGGTTGGGAAGAAGGCATATTTGCAAAGTGGATGTACTCACAGACCAGGGCTTCTCATCGGGGTGtctgtcacattctggggtgcgaTCCAGACCAGTAAGGTTTGTGTCACAGCCCGCTCCATAACCCTGGGtaccttacaatgctttgctgttgtagcttccAACCTGGGACTCTCACAACCAGCCTACCAGCTTGTAGGTGTCACCCCCTTGGTGTCTGTGTAGAGCTGCAGTGTTGGACCAGCAGCTATGACCTCAGCAGCCTGTCAACAACCTACCAgtcacaccctggcttccaccagctttGATTACTACTTGCAGGTAACCCCAGCattctcccagtcctgaattttacCAAAAacctgtgttctgcactgtcctgcCCCTTTTCTGCacagttcagatattaaaggTTCATTGCTTCTGTACAGAGTCAATATAAAATAGTTTTGCTagtttaactggagttaccaaacagttcaaTTGAAACACAGCATTGGATTGGTTTAGATTACAAAATGAAACCTATTTATAAAAAAAGAAGACAAGACTTTTAGTGAATTCAAATATAAGACacaaagttagaaatggttaccagCAAATAAAAGTGCGAACATGCAGGTAAAAGTCTAAAGATTTATTTAACAAGTTTTGCTTCAAAGCTTTGCTCAAGTTTGCCTTTCTCACACACTgtcttccagcaagatggtgaCTGACTCTTACCGTGGTCAGGATCTCTCCCAGAGGCCCAAAAGTGCAGGCGTTTTTaggtgaaagaaagagagagacagctaGCTTGGGGTTCTCTACCCCATCAGAGGTACTGAATTCCTCTATCCTTCCTTAACAAAACAATGGTCTTTGACCCCTTAGAGTGGCTACATAAAGAGAAGGAATTAAGTCTGATTGGCTTTTGCAGGAATAGCTTTTGCTCAagatttctgaaaaaaatcacatttctgtaTTTTGGTACACATACATTCTAGTGCTAAGCTTGAGACATCTCCATTGAAAAACTATGAACATGCAAAGATTTGCAGGTATTCATCTACAATGAAATATTCAAAGCTGCCATGGTATTATGGATGCTCAACTCATAttagtatttttgaaaatcccaagagCTGAAAATATCAACGAACCCTAAATAAATATCTCATTCTTAAATGACAATGCTctgtgctgggaggagaggaggagcatGGCTGTATGGGTAAATCACTGGCTGTGGATTCTAGGGAGTTGCGTTCAATTTCTGCCCTACCATGGACAACTTCTGAGACCTTCCATAACACATATCACTTCTCAGTGTAGGATCATCAAAGTGGAATAAGAGAGTTAGGTGCAGGGAATTTCATTTAGGTTTCATAAGCAGATATGGGCACTACCCTTGGCTTTTTCTGGTTTTAACTTTCaagctccagccagccccagagaaaATGGCTTTCAGATCACAGCAGCATAGAGGTGTTGCCTAAGGAGAAGCCTTGTCAGACAGAGTTAGTCTTACAAAGGTGTCAGATAGTTTTGGTAGTGAAGGCTCAGTGGGCTGATgtactcctaaatcacttagactTCTCTAATATTCAAGCCTATATTTGAAAAGCCTCccacccacctcttccccccgtGCAGTAACAAAGCCTATGGCTAATTGTACTTTGTCAATTATTTGCAAAAACAGTCACTACCTCATGCAATCTGCTGTGCCGGTGGTATCAGATCCGGCTGCCTCTTAATGATTAAGGATGACCAGGGGAAGTCACATTTCAAAGCTGATCATAGCTCTCTGAATAGACAGGGGAAGGAAATCATATTCCAAAGGAGAGAAAGCCCCAGAAATCTTCCCCTTATACCATATCAGACCCATGCTCTAAGACTGGCACTAACATCAAAGACTCTCTGAAATTCCCCTGAGCTTGAGTCAGGTCTGATCAAGAAGATGCCAAGGGTTAATAactctcacagttaaaaatttacaccttattttcagtctgaatttgtctagcttcaacttttaGACACTTAATCATGGAAGACCTTTTTCAGCtacattgaagagcccattattaaatatttgttccctgtgtagacactTACGTagcctgtaatcaagtcaccccttatccTTTCTTTCTTAAATTGAATGGACTGAGCTTATTGGGTTTATCACTAAGAGGtacgttttctaatcctttaatcattctagtggctcttctctgaaccctctccaaattTTTTAACATCTTTCCTCAATTGCGGCACCAAAACTGGACTctctattccagcagtggttgcataAGTGCTttagattcccctgtttatccaTCCCAGGATCATTTTTGTTTTGGCCAGAGTGTCACATTAGGCTTTTATGTTCTGCTCATTATACACCAtgaccccctaatcattttcagagtccctgcttcccaggatagactcCCCCACCCTTTAAGTGCAGCCTGCGTACtttatgtatacatttacattttgccTGTGTTAAAATGTATATTTGCTTGTGCACAGTTTACCAAACAATCCACGTTTAATAATTTGATGACATTAGGGCTGGATTCACAATGGGACTTTGGCTGTCAGACAATTAAAAAAGTCCCTGGGATTCACAATGCCTGAGTTCAGTGCCCAGGCTCCCTGACAAATGGGGAGAGGTCGGTGTctgagaatgggattcacaaaagccagcaggctGAAGGGCTCGCTGCCTGTGTTTGCGATGGGAGATGGCACAGAAAGGGACGGGTGCTCTACCACACCCTTCTCACAGAGCCTGGAGCCTAACTCTGGGCTACAGGATCCATAGCCAGGGTCCCTCCACTGGAGCTAGGTGTCTACACCATTTTTTGGCAAGACATGccagagggggaggcagcagcaacCACCAGCTTATAGTGTTTAGCCCACAGCTTAGGGCACTCACGtgggctgtgggagacccctgttcaaatcctttctcccctagCACATTGCACCACACCACCTCCTCTGGCTTGATTTTGAATGGGCCTCTGTCCAGTAGGTGAGCTCTGAGCTCAGCTGCCGGGAGGAGAGCCGTTCCTCCACCCACCTTCCTCTGCTTTGTGGGACAAACTGGGGCTGAGGCATCAATCTGCCTGGAGGTGCCCAGTGGCATAAACTTAGGTACCTGGGGAACTTTTGCAGCAGAAATTTGGGTgttgagtgagtttaggtgcccaCAGGGTAGCTAAGCAGGGTTTGTGAATATGAGTGGCAGCAAAATGATGGACATAGGCATGAAAAAAAGCCATGCGGCACCTCTGGTCCACTGTGAATCTCAGATGGGGTTGTGAATGCCAGTGTCACTGAAATGTTGGACTTAGACTCTGAGAGTAGCAGTGAGGCACCTGTGTTTTTTCTTAGTCTAGCCCTTAGTGTGAATCTGGGCTGTTTTGGGGGCCCCAAGGCTGGGATTCTTAAAGGAACCTGGAAAAGTTAGTTGCCAAATTCCACCATCAATCTGGGCACTTGCCTGGGGTCTGTTTCCCAGCTCTAACCTGCCCTGGAGATCTGAGCTCCACAGATTCTCTGGTGTGGGAGAACCTGGGGACACAGCTAGTCACAGGAAGGTTTCAGAGGATCATATCAAGAATGACAGGGCTGCCGAGAGCGGGTTTAGGCTCCGGTGAAGAAGAATGGGTCTGTGGGCTATTATCCTCCAAACTCTTTTTATCTGACAGCCCCGCCAATAGCTGTAATAACCCTTTCAGACAGAAAACAGTACAAGTGCTCAGTGTGATGTCCCCAACCAGAGCTCTCCTTCCTTCTCACTATGGGCTCTGAGCATCCCCCTATCCGGCAATAACAATGCCTATCCCTAATATAACATTGCACAGTTTAGGAATCAAGAGTCAATACCTCGCATAACCTGCCGTGTGCATGGTGTCATAGCCAGCTGCCTCCAAATGGGCAAGAAAGTCCCGGGGAAGTCACATCTCAGAACTGATCATTGCTGTGCTGAGAGGCTGGGGAAGTGGACCTGGTTCCAGAAGTGAGACAGCCCCAGAAATCTTCCTCTTATATAATAGCTGATACATGAGGTAAGGCTGGCTCTAGGATGAAAGAGTCTCTGAAATCTCCCTCTGCTTTCCTGTCAGGATGAGGGGACCTGACTCATTGGAGATTTAAGGAGTCTGCCACAAGCGGAATCATTAAGAAATCCCTGGAGTGGTTCGGTTCAGTTACATGTTTATTATAGCCACTCTAACTCAGCCTGCTCTGGAATTCCCCTGCTGGGCAGGGAGAACACAAGTGAAGTATTTGGGATGCAAGGAAAGATCTGGACATTTGAGTGTCCTCAGTCTGAGGGAATTCCAGTGAGTTTTATTGCTGGCACTGGGAGAGAAATGTGATccagggttagagcaggaggaaagGAATCAATCCTACTGGGTCCTAGGCTAGTTCCAGAAGGGCATGGAGTTGAGCTCCTCGGGACTGAGAaggtccttttgttctgtgtttgtataacaccttgcacaatggagtcctggtccaggactggggctcatAGGCACTAAAGCACCAacacaacaaaacaacaacaaaaatcatgaGTGGCTATTAAAGGGAAAATATTCAGATCCATCAGACTCCTTTGACATCCCACCCTCTGCTCACTGAGGACAGCTACTAGGCTCTATTGTGCAACTTTCTGAAATGTGCTTGTAAAATGACTTTATCCGGGCCATTTGGACACCTCATCAGTTTACAAATTAAAGTTAAATTCCCTTCCTTACAGAGACCAcaatactggaatccatcttaaatcttgtATTTTCCCATTTAGAAGGAAAGATGAGGACTTGCTTCTTCTTGAACTCTAAGTGAGAAAAGAAAGGTAGACTTTTGTTGAAGAGAGTAACTCCCtgactgggaatcaaacccaggcaGTAGCAATGAAAGCGCCAActgctaaccactagaccaccagggagattGCATGTGGGTTGTTGGGCTTGACTTTCTAGACCTACTTGCTGTCCAACTGAGGCCATCCGTTCGTCTTCAAAGGCGGATTAACACAAGCTCTGAGCTCTTCGTTTCCTTACGgttcccttcctatttttagcacagtcaactgatatgaaaaagaaacagaaaacatattaaaacaatttccagtattgttatacattgaggccatgtctttttattttttttaaacagtttgatTGCTATCTCGTTTTACTGTCCATGGGCTTACAGAAATGTACGAGGGATGAATAAGATGTGGTTGGAATCATCAGCCTTAAGCAATCTCCATCCCAATGAAGAGGGCTGGTGGAGGAtttgagaaagaagcagttatcTCAACTACTGAGTGCTGGCGAAGATCTAGAAAGAAGTAGAGAAGCTATAGATCActactgggggtggggtgaggggcaaCCAGCTTCTGAAAGGTTATTTCTTCCCTCTCTTGCCTGGGCTAGAAGAGACTCAACTCTCTTAGGACCATGGAATTGTCAATTTGTTTTCTCTTCATGATGTACTGAAGGTCCAAGACAGGTTCAGATGGTTGAGAGGACAAAGAGTGGATTCCCTTGGGCCCTGCGACTCTAAGGGAAAGAGTAACGTCAAAGAGTGCAAGATGAAACGCCCAAcgtggggcttgaacccatgaccctaaggccttgtctacactacaagactatttcgaatcaacttagttcgaatttgtggattcgaccttatgaagtcgaatttgtgtatccatactaaatacactaattcgaatttctgagtccacattcacggggccagcgtcgactttggaagcggtgcactgtgggaagctatcccacagttcccgcactccccgctgcccattggaatgctgggtagagctcgcaatgcctgctgggggaaaaatgtgtcgagggcggttttgggtaactgtcatcattcaaccgtcactcacaaacgccctccctccctgaaagcgccggcgggaaatctgttcgcgcacatttctggtcggttacagcgcggacgccacagcactgcgagcatggagcccactgcgatcatcgctgcacttatggccgttgtcaactcctcgcaccttatcgtccacctgtgcaacagtcagctactgagaaatcgggcgaggaggctccggcagcgcggtgaggagagtggcgcagacctctcagaaagcagggtacgccgggcagtggagatcatggtggcaatgggtcaagttcatgctgtggaacggcgattctgggcccgggaaacaagcacggactggtgggaccgcatagtgctgcaggtctgggatgacacagagtggctgcgaaacttcaggatgcgtaagggcactttccttgaactctgtgacttgctggcccctgccctgaagcgccaggacacccggatgcgagcagccctgagtgtgcagaagcgagtggccatagccctctggaaacttgccacgccagacagctaccggtcagtagcgaaccactttggcgtgggcaaatctaccgtgggggttgctgtgatgcaagtagcccacgca
The sequence above is a segment of the Mauremys mutica isolate MM-2020 ecotype Southern chromosome 12, ASM2049712v1, whole genome shotgun sequence genome. Coding sequences within it:
- the LOC123346334 gene encoding olfactory receptor 4D1-like codes for the protein MEKKNFTPVTEFVLLGLTQRPELQPFLFVTFFIVYINTWLVNVIIITTVISDYQLHTSMYILLANLAFLDICDSSVNTPKLLSDLLSQHKTISFNECILQMFFLHFFAGAMGFCLVGMAVDRYVAIYKPLRYLTIMNRGVCMRIVALAWLVGLAHSAVQTGLLLQLPFCGPNILDNFYCDVPQVIKLACTNTHLAEMQMNLNSGLAIIIIFIILLISYAVILIKIRTHVTEGKHKALSTCGTQITVMCFQFIPSIFIYAWPIKQFALHKVVSVIYSTITPMLNPMVYTMRNAEMKKAIRRLLNRMLFSRQERQT